A single genomic interval of Chitinophaga sp. 180180018-3 harbors:
- a CDS encoding helix-turn-helix domain-containing protein: MERLLQTIVLLGALQGFIVSGLLFFSRRLRTANRLLAWLILLMSMCCFSLYGSYINWLDSKWLNFLASILPLIVTMPIGPLLYFYIQSFLHPSFKLGKRERWQFFPAIIDLGKTIIALIFVTGVLMGVVKNDPRPWGIFIDHYNVYTDIPRWVSMVVYVTLSFRYLNKYKQTNKDAPGLKWLQQLIGAFAIFAAVWVIYLVPYVIPRYTNWMLSKLDWYPVYIPVTVLIYWLGIRGYLITWQLQTAEKKAELQLSEATVDTALESLKRSMEQDRLYLNTTLTLNMLAAHTGLPAKTISAVLNQHLHKNFNEFVNSYRVELFKERLAKDDAGQLTFAGLANDCGFSSPATFQRVFKQLTGMSPSEFRKTLPEARS, encoded by the coding sequence ATGGAACGTTTGCTGCAAACTATTGTATTGTTAGGAGCATTACAGGGCTTCATCGTAAGTGGATTGCTGTTTTTCTCCCGTCGCCTGCGTACCGCCAACCGGTTGCTTGCGTGGCTTATTTTGCTCATGTCGATGTGCTGCTTCAGTCTTTATGGATCATATATCAACTGGCTGGATTCGAAATGGCTGAATTTCCTCGCTTCCATACTCCCGCTGATCGTTACGATGCCGATAGGCCCGTTATTATATTTCTACATACAATCCTTTCTTCATCCTTCATTTAAGCTGGGGAAGCGCGAGCGCTGGCAGTTTTTTCCGGCGATTATTGATCTGGGAAAAACAATCATTGCGTTGATATTTGTTACAGGCGTGCTGATGGGCGTAGTAAAGAACGACCCTCGGCCCTGGGGCATCTTCATAGATCATTATAATGTTTACACAGACATTCCACGCTGGGTATCTATGGTGGTGTATGTGACCTTGTCGTTCCGCTATCTGAATAAGTATAAACAAACGAACAAGGATGCACCCGGCCTCAAATGGCTCCAGCAGCTGATTGGGGCCTTCGCCATCTTTGCGGCTGTTTGGGTAATATACCTGGTGCCTTATGTAATTCCCCGTTATACTAACTGGATGCTCAGTAAACTGGACTGGTACCCGGTATACATCCCCGTTACAGTGTTAATCTACTGGCTGGGCATCAGGGGATACCTCATTACGTGGCAACTGCAAACGGCGGAGAAAAAAGCGGAGCTGCAACTCTCCGAGGCTACAGTGGATACTGCGCTGGAATCTCTCAAACGTTCGATGGAACAAGACCGGCTTTACCTGAACACCACCCTTACGCTGAATATGCTGGCAGCGCATACAGGTTTACCGGCCAAAACCATTTCAGCAGTGCTGAACCAGCATCTGCATAAAAATTTCAATGAGTTTGTGAACAGCTACAGGGTGGAGTTATTCAAGGAAAGGTTAGCAAAAGATGACGCCGGCCAGCTGACTTTTGCCGGGCTGGCCAATGATTGCGGTTTCAGCTCTCCGGCTACTTTCCAGCGGGTATTCAAACAGCTGACGGGAATGTCGCCTTCCGAATTCCGTAAAACTTTACCGGAGGCCCGTTCTTAG
- the msrB gene encoding peptide-methionine (R)-S-oxide reductase MsrB has product MRVLFLLTLILATQIACHSQSENKQPAMKNPYYSRTDRKKLHITNAEWKKVLPSELYAVAREAATERPFTGKYWDADVKGTYYCAVCGNPLFRSDAKFASSCGWPSFFEPLRANSVIYREDNSLGMERTEVLCERCESHLGHIFDDGPPPTHKRFCMNSVSMDFEPDPGAH; this is encoded by the coding sequence ATGAGAGTATTATTTCTGCTAACACTGATCCTGGCCACGCAGATCGCCTGCCATAGTCAGAGTGAGAACAAACAACCAGCTATGAAGAATCCCTACTATTCCAGAACCGATAGGAAAAAACTGCATATTACCAATGCCGAATGGAAAAAGGTATTGCCGTCAGAATTATATGCCGTAGCCAGGGAGGCCGCCACAGAACGGCCGTTCACCGGGAAATACTGGGATGCCGACGTAAAGGGTACTTACTACTGTGCCGTATGCGGAAATCCGCTGTTCAGGTCTGATGCCAAATTTGCCAGCTCCTGCGGCTGGCCCAGCTTCTTTGAACCACTCAGGGCCAACAGCGTTATTTACCGGGAAGATAATTCGCTGGGGATGGAGAGAACAGAAGTGCTCTGTGAACGATGCGAATCGCACCTGGGGCATATTTTCGACGATGGCCCACCGCCCACGCATAAACGTTTTTGCATGAATTCGGTTTCAATGGATTTTGAACCGGATCCGGGCGCGCACTAA